The following coding sequences are from one Elusimicrobium minutum Pei191 window:
- a CDS encoding MraY family glycosyltransferase produces the protein MQNLSTYVFCTLCALLISSILAPALVFITNGRFTDKPGGIKNHIGNIPLVGGTAIVAGFFISLLIIRFTTDFPSGTLHSLRGIFLGGFIIYFTGIVDDLKKPKGINPGLKLLGQAAAAYILIHYGIKINFIENVWIANTLTLIWIIGLTNAFNLLDIMDGLSVSQAACASLFFIIIALPSEHIYVNFTAAALLGAALGFWPYNHSKRQKIFMGDGGSMFLGFVLAAVSLGTEYSAKNPMAVLAPILILAVPLWDTGFVFLVRTIQGKNPFLGSPDHAVILLRNKGLTPNTILALFLTASIGYGALALIVINVSDFWTYIIFAFSMVDMTAAAHMIYKFKGLK, from the coding sequence ATGCAAAATTTATCGACTTATGTGTTTTGTACTTTATGCGCGCTTTTAATTTCCTCAATACTGGCGCCCGCGCTTGTGTTTATAACAAACGGCAGATTTACCGATAAACCCGGCGGCATTAAAAATCACATCGGAAACATACCGCTTGTAGGCGGTACTGCTATAGTGGCGGGTTTTTTTATAAGTCTTTTAATAATCCGTTTTACTACTGACTTCCCGAGCGGCACTTTGCACAGCTTAAGAGGCATTTTTCTTGGCGGTTTTATAATTTACTTTACTGGGATAGTTGACGATTTAAAAAAGCCCAAAGGCATAAACCCCGGCCTTAAGCTGCTTGGACAGGCGGCAGCGGCTTACATATTAATACATTACGGCATTAAAATTAATTTTATCGAAAATGTTTGGATTGCAAACACTCTTACTCTTATATGGATAATAGGTCTTACAAATGCTTTTAACTTATTAGATATTATGGACGGCCTTTCCGTAAGCCAGGCGGCGTGCGCTTCTTTATTTTTCATTATAATCGCGCTGCCTTCCGAACATATTTACGTTAATTTTACGGCGGCGGCGCTTTTAGGTGCGGCTTTAGGTTTTTGGCCGTATAACCACAGCAAAAGGCAAAAAATATTTATGGGCGACGGCGGAAGCATGTTTTTGGGTTTTGTTTTAGCGGCGGTATCTTTGGGAACGGAATATTCCGCAAAAAACCCTATGGCCGTTTTAGCGCCTATTCTTATTTTAGCCGTGCCTTTGTGGGACACGGGCTTTGTGTTTTTAGTAAGGACAATACAGGGTAAAAACCCTTTTTTAGGTTCACCCGACCACGCTGTTATTCTTTTAAGAAATAAAGGCTTAACGCCAAATACCATACTGGCTTTATTTTTAACAGCATCAATAGGTTACGGTGCGCTGGCTTTGATAGTAATAAACGTTTCCGATTTTTGGACATACATTATCTTCGCCTTTTCAATGGTTGATATGACCGCCGCCGCGCATATGATTTATAAATTTAAAGGATTAAAATGA